In one Perca fluviatilis chromosome 7, GENO_Pfluv_1.0, whole genome shotgun sequence genomic region, the following are encoded:
- the abcb4 gene encoding ATP-binding cassette, sub-family B (MDR/TAP), member 4 gives MDVKDETEMLGTAKLEQNGDLNESKKNGKKKEKEPKLPVVGPIDVFRFADGLDIVYILAGTICAIIHGIVLPLMCIVFGDMTDSFIEDSMMGQINITHPNVTHIPSNSTLQEDMTTFAIYYSIMGFVVVVAAYGQVALWSLSAGRQGTRIRKLFFHSIMKQDIGWFDVTEIAELNTRLTDDVYKIQEGIGDKAGKLIQAFTSFVTAFTIGFVKGWKLTLVILAVSPALGISAGLFSKVLASFTSKEQAAYAKAGAVAEEVLSNIRTVFAFSGQDREIKRYNRNLEDAKSMGIKKAASANFSMGFTFLMIYLSYALAFWYGSTLILSKEYTIGTLLTVFFVVLIGVFILGQTSPNLQTFSSAQGAAYKVYNIIDHTPIIDSYSEAGFKPDFITGDIEFKNIHFSYPSRPDVKILNNLSLSVKSGQTIALVGSSGCGKSTTIQLLQRFYDPQEGSVTVDGHDIRTLNVRYLREMIGVVSQEPVLFATTITENIRYGRPDVTQWDIEQAAKEANAYDFIMNLPDKFETMVGDRGTQMSGGQKQRIAIARALVRNPKFLLLDEATSALDAESETIVQAALDKVRLGRTTIIVAHRLSTIRNADVIAGFQNGDVVELGTHSQLMKEQGVYHTLVTMQTFQKANDWEEAKWELSADEKSPLVKSHSQSPLHRRKSRRGSSFAASEGEKEVQKLQDHVTEEEENVPSVPFHKLMRLNLPEWPYIFVGTICAIINGAMQPLFAIIFSKIITVFAHPDQAVIRQRATFFSLMFVVIGAVTFVAMFLQGFCFGKSGEILTLKLRLGAFKAMMRQDLSWFDSPKNSVGALTTRLATDAAQVQGATGVRMATLAQNIANMGTSLIISFVYGWELTLLILAVVPLMALAGAVEMKALTGYAVKDKKELEKSGKIATEAIENIRTVVSLNREPKFEALYQENLKIPFKNSQKNAHVHGITFSLTQSMLYFAYAGCFRFGAWLIQEGRMDIEGVFLVISAVLYGAMALGEANSFAPNYAKAKISASHLMMLLDKEPAIDNLSQEGESPDKFDGNVHFDSVKFNYPSRPDVPILQGMNLKVKKGETLALVGSSGCGKSTTIQLLERFYDPREGRVLLDNIDAKQLNIHWLRSQIGIVSQEPVLFDCTLAENIAYGDNSRTATLEEIKEAATAANIHSFIESLPQRYDTQAGDKGAQLSGGQKQRIAIARAILRNPKLLLLDEATSALDTESEKVVQEALDEASKGRTCIIVAHRLSTIQNADRIAVFQGGVVVEQGTHQQLLAKKGVYHMLVTTQMGHGRE, from the exons ATGGATGTGAAGGACGAAACGGAAATGTTGGGCACAGCCAAACTCGAACAAAATGGAGATTTAAA TGAAAGCAAAAAGaatggaaagaagaaagaaaaagaaccaaagttGCCTGTGGTTGGTCCCATTGATGTG TTTAGGTTTGCAGATGGCTTGGACATTGTGTATATCCTGGCTGGGACAATCTGTGCCATTATCCACGGTATAGTGCTTCCTCTTATGTGTATTGTGTTTGGGGACATGACAGACAGCTTTATAGAGGACTCCATGATGGGCCAAATCAACATCACCCACCCCA ATGTCACCCACATACCGAGTAACAGCACCCTACAGGAGGACATGACAAC GTTTGCCATTTACTACTCCATCATGGGTTTTGTCGTGGTGGTGGCAGCCTATGGGCAGGTGGCTTTATGGAGCCTTTCAGCCGGGCGGCAGGGCACACGCATCCGCAAGTTGTTTTTTCACAGCATCATGAAGCAGGACATCGGATGGTTCGATGTCACTGAAATAGCAGAGCTCAACACACGTCTCACAGA TGATGTCTATAAGATCCAAGAGGGTATTGGCGACAAGGCGGGGAAACTTATCCAGGCCTTCACCAGCTTCGTCACCGCCTTCACCATCGGCTTCGTCAAAGGCTGGAAACTCACTCTCGTCATCCTGGCTGTGAGCCCTGCGCTGGGCATTTCAGCCGGACTTTTCTCTAAG GTGCTGGCGTCTTTCACTTCTAAAGAGCAGGCTGCATATGCCAAAGCTGGAGCTGTGGCAGAAGAAGTGCTCTCTAATATCAGGACAGTGTTTGCCTTCAGTGGGCAGGACAGAGAAATCAAgag ATATAATAGGAACTTGGAGGATGCAAAGAGCATGGGAATAAAGAAGGCAGCATCTGCTAACTTTTCCATGGGCTTCACCTTCCTGATGATTTACCTCTCCTATGCTCTGGCCTTTTGGTACGGAAGTACACTCATTCTGAGTAAGGAGTACACCATTGGAACTTTACTCACT GTGTTCTTCGTTGTGCTTATTGGAGTGTTCATTTTGGGACAAACCTCTCCAAACTTGCAGACCTTTTCCAGCGCCCAGGGAGCTGCATATAAAGTGTACAACATTATTGATCAT ACACCGATCATCGACAGCTATTCAGAGGCTGGCTTCAAGCCTGATTTCATCACAGGAGACATAGAGTTCAAGAATATCCACTTCAGCTACCCCTCCAGGCCAGACGTCAAA ATATTAAATAACCTGTCTCTGAGCGTGAAAAGTGGACAAACCATTGCCTTGGTAGGTAGCAGTGGCTGTGGTAAAAGCACCACAATCCAGCTGCTGCAGAGGTTCTACGATCCTCAGGAAGGATCT GTAACTGTTGATGGTCACGACATCCGTACTCTTAACGTCCGCTACCTGAGAGAGATGATCGGAGTGGTGAGTCAGGAGCCCGTCCTCTTTGCCACCACCATCACTGAGAACATTAGATATGGCCGACCTGACGTGACGCAGTGGGACATCGAACAAGCTGCCAAGGAGGCTAACGCTTACGACTTCATCATGAACCTTCCTGAT AAGTTTGAGACGATGGTCGGAGACCGAGGGACTCAAATGAGTGGAGGACAGAAGCAGAGAATTGCGATTGCTCGAGCTTTAGTCCGCAACCCCAAATTCCTTTTGTTGGACGAAGCCACATCTGCTCTTGATGCTGAGAGCGAGACTATTGTGCAAGCTGCACTCGACaag GTCCGACTGGGTCGTACCACCATAATTGTTGCCCACCGCCTCTCAACCATCAGAAATGCTGACGTCATCGCTGGCTTTCAGAATGGTGATGTTGTAGAGTTGGGGACTCACAGCCAACTGATGAAGGAACAGGGAGTCTACCATACACTGGTCACCATGCAG ACCTTTCAGAAAGCCAATGACTGGGAGGAGGCAAAGTGGGAGCTTTCTGCGGATGAGAAGAGCCCTTTAGTCAAGTCCCACTCTCAGTCTCCTCTGCACAGGAGGAAGTCCAGAAGAGGTTCCTCCTTTGCTGCctcagagggagagaaagaggtgcAAAAGCTCCAGGATCACGTGACAGAAGAA GAAGAAAATGTTCCCTCCGTGCCGTTCCATAAATTGATGCGTCTCAACCTTCCCGAGTGGCCGTACATTTTTGTGGGGACCATCTGTGCTATCATAAACGGAGCAATGCAGCCACTGTTCGCTATCATCTTCTCCAAGATCATCACT GTGTTTGCACATCCAGATCAAGCAGTTATCAGGCAAAGAGCCACATTCTTTTCTCTGATGTTTGTTGTTATTGGAGCTGTAACCTTTGTTGCCATGTTCCTACAG GGCTTCTGTTTTGGTAAATCTGGAGAGATTCTGACCCTCAAACTAAGACTGGGGGCCTTTAAGGCCATGATGAGACAG GACCTCAGCTGGTTTGACAGTCCCAAAAACAGTGTTGGAGCACTCACTACGAGACTGGCCACAGACGCAGCCCAAGTACAAGGG GCTACAGGAGTACGTATGGCGACACTGGCCCAGAACATAGCTAACATGGGCACCAGTCTGATCATTTCTTTTGTGTACGGCTGGGAGCTGACCCTGCTCATTCTGGCTGTGGTGCCCTTAATGGCACTGGCTGGAGCTGTGGAGATGAAGGCGCTCACTGGATATGCTGTTAaggacaagaaggagctggagaAGTCTGGAAAG ATTGCTACAGAGGCCATCGAGAATATCcgtactgttgtctctcttaacaGAGAACCCAAGTTTGAGGCTTTGTATCAGGAAAACCTCAAAATACCATTCAA GAACTCACAGAAAAATGCCCATGTGCATGGCATTACCTTCTCCTTAACCCAGTCCATGCTCTACTTCGCTTACGCAGGCTGTTTCCGCTTTGGAGCTTGGCTCATtcaggaaggaaggatggataTTGAGGGAGTATTCCT TGTGATTTCGGCTGTTCTGTACGGTGCAATGGCTCTCGGAGAAGCCAACTCCTTTGCTCCAAACTATGCTAAGGCCAAAATCTCAGCTTCACACCTCATGATGCTGCTGGACAAAGAGCCCGCCATTGACAATCTTTCACAGGAGGGAGAGTCACCG GACAAATTTGATGGTAATGTGCACTTTGATAGTGTTAAGTTTAACTACCCTTCACGCCCTGATGTGCCCATCCTCCAAGGGATGAATCTGAAGGTGAAAAAGGGCGAGACTCTGGCCTTGGTGGGGAGCAGCGGCTGTGGAAAGAGCACCACCATCCAGCTGCTGGAGAGATTCTACGATCCCAGAGAGGGGAGAGTG CTGCTGGACAATATAGATGCAAAACAGCTGAACATCCACTGGTTGAGATCCCAGATCGGCATTGTATCCCAGGAGCCTGTGCTGTTCGACTGCACCTTGGCTGAAAACATCGCCTATGGAGACAACAGCCGCACTGCAACCCTGGAGGAGATAAAGGAAGCTGCTACAGCGGCCAACATTCACAGCTTCATAGAAAGCCTGCCACAG